The Gammaproteobacteria bacterium region CCCTCTGCGTTGGGCCTCCCCGGCCAGGGCATCGGCCACCTCCCCGGCGCCGATCGAAAGCGAACTGCTGTCCGCTGAAACAAACACCTTCATGCGTCGCCCTCCCTGCCGGGAGCGGCAATGAGCGCGACAATCCGCTCCTCGTCCAGACGGCCCAGAGTCCGGTCGTCTATCTGGGCGGAAGGGCCGCATGCACAGTTGCCGAGGCAATACACCGCCTCCACCTCGACCGAACCACCGCTGGCGGCGGCCGCGACAACGGCTGCATTCCAGATATCCCTTCCGCCGCTGGCCTGGCAGGCCTCGGCACGGCATATCTTGATCACCCGTCGCGCCGGCAGCGAAGTCTTGAAATCTGAGTAAAAACTGACCACCCCGTCCACTTCGGCGCGGGTGAGATTCAGGTTTGTGGCGATTTCCGCTACCGAATGGCGTGGGATAAATCCGTATTGACCCTGGACATCATGGAGAATGGGAAGCAGCGCACCCGGCTTCCCGTTGTGGCGTTCGCAAATCTCGTCAATGGACTGCGACGTGTCCCGACTTTCAGACATCTGGCTCCTCTCCTCCAAAACGCAATTCTTTTCGACATCTGCCCGAACCGGGCCAAAAGTCGAATTTATGGATTGATAATTATTTTGATAAAAAGATGTACTTCACCTTGGAAGTCGTCAAATTGCTTATTCCGATAACCTTATTGCCACCCTCTATGGATGGCTGTAACCGGGCGCAGCATCGAATATTTGACCGATGGGTCGAAAGCGTTTTTACGGGGATTTTTTGGCCATTCGGCGACCTGATGCACTGCCGGGGAATACTTGTCTTACAAATGAACCGCACCAGACAGGTGCAAAATGCGGGTCGTAAAGAAAAAAGGCAGACCGATAGTCAGCGGCTTAAAATCAAGAGGTTATGAAACGCTTTGGCCGGAAACAACGAGCCGACACCAGCGCAAAACTTGTTCACCATGCCGGCAGGTCACCACCACGCACCACCATTTGTCGGCGTGTCCGGACCTCCTGTCCATACGACGCTTTACCTCATGCCCCCACTCTCTTAAATAAAGGGCATGAAAGACGAATACGGCTTTACGTTGATCGAACTCATGACCGTGGTGGCGCTGGTCGCCATCATGGCGATGATCGCCTTTCCGGCCTACTCGTGGCTGACCACGACCAACCGCTTGGCCAGCGAAATCAACGACTTCACCACGGATGTCGCCTATGCCCGCAGCGAAGCCGTCAAGCGGGGGCAGACGGTCACCCTGTGCGCTAGTAATAATCAGGCCAGTTGCACGAACGGCCCCTACACCTTCGGCTGGATCGTCTTTAACGACATAAACGGCAACGGCACCGTCGATGCCGGTGAAAAACTCCTCAAGGTGCATAGCGGCTTAGTGCATAGCGGCTCAACCGTCGGGGATACGCTGACTGGAACCAGCAGCACCATCGACGACAGGATCACTTACAACAATGTCGGGATGACCAGCAACAGTGGCCAGGTAACTTTGCATTCCAGTCCGGACAAGCCCAGTGACCGCCGCTGCCTGACCATCAGTACCGTCGGAAATTATCAATTGCAAAGGGGCTCGGCATGCCCATAAGCAGATCAAAACAGGCTGGTTTCAGCCTGATTGAGGCCTTGATCGCGGTCCTCGTGGTCGCCATCGGCCTGCTCGGTCTGGCCGGGATGCAGACCCTGGCGCTGGCCAACAACTACACCTCTTATATGCGCAGCATCGCACAGATGGATGTAGAAAATCTGGCGGCCATGATGCGCAGCAATATGCCGGGTGTGCAGGCGCTGAATTACGCCAACAAATCCTCGAAAACCCCCCTCCCCAGTGGGACCACGGCCATCCCGACGAGCGCCCCCACCGACTGTACGACCACCAACTGCACCATCGGAGATATGGCCAGCTTTGACCTGGTCAATATCAGCCAGATGATTAGCACAGATCTCCCGCAGGGCACGATTACGGTCCTCTGCAATGACGCGCCATGCACAGCGACGTCCGGCTACACCGTCAGCGTTTCCTGGACCGAGAAACAGACCAGCACAGTCACGACGCAAGCGGGGACCTCTGGCACGCAAACCTTCACCACGGTGATCTATCCATGAACGCGCCGGCTCTCAAGCATCAACAGGGCCTGAGCCTCATCGAGCTGATGATCGCACTGGTGATCAGCCTGTTCCTTCTGCTCGCGCTGTTCCAGATATTTCAGAGCAACAAGCAGGGCTTCAGGGTCCAGGAATGGCAGTCCCGCCTGCAGGAAAACGCCCGTGCAACCAGTTTCCTGCTATCCAACAACCTGCATTTGGCCGGCTATAAGACCAACTCCACCGCCGACAACGTGAATGTCTTCACCAGTACCAGCGGCGTCATACTCAGCGGTACGGACGGCGGCAGCACGGCGACACCGGACACCGTTACGTTCAGTTTTCAGGATGACAGTTCCATCCCTGTATGCACAGGGGCCGCGCCTCCCGGTTCGTACGCCACCCCTCAGGTCGTTACTGAGCAATTTCTCGTCAACACCACCAACCGGACCCTGTCCTGCACCACAACCACCGGT contains the following coding sequences:
- a CDS encoding NAD(P)H-dependent oxidoreductase subunit E, with protein sequence MSESRDTSQSIDEICERHNGKPGALLPILHDVQGQYGFIPRHSVAEIATNLNLTRAEVDGVVSFYSDFKTSLPARRVIKICRAEACQASGGRDIWNAAVVAAAASGGSVEVEAVYCLGNCACGPSAQIDDRTLGRLDEERIVALIAAPGREGDA
- a CDS encoding GspH/FimT family pseudopilin, producing MKDEYGFTLIELMTVVALVAIMAMIAFPAYSWLTTTNRLASEINDFTTDVAYARSEAVKRGQTVTLCASNNQASCTNGPYTFGWIVFNDINGNGTVDAGEKLLKVHSGLVHSGSTVGDTLTGTSSTIDDRITYNNVGMTSNSGQVTLHSSPDKPSDRRCLTISTVGNYQLQRGSACP
- the pilV gene encoding type IV pilus modification protein PilV codes for the protein MPISRSKQAGFSLIEALIAVLVVAIGLLGLAGMQTLALANNYTSYMRSIAQMDVENLAAMMRSNMPGVQALNYANKSSKTPLPSGTTAIPTSAPTDCTTTNCTIGDMASFDLVNISQMISTDLPQGTITVLCNDAPCTATSGYTVSVSWTEKQTSTVTTQAGTSGTQTFTTVIYP
- a CDS encoding PilW family protein, translating into MNAPALKHQQGLSLIELMIALVISLFLLLALFQIFQSNKQGFRVQEWQSRLQENARATSFLLSNNLHLAGYKTNSTADNVNVFTSTSGVILSGTDGGSTATPDTVTFSFQDDSSIPVCTGAAPPGSYATPQVVTEQFLVNTTNRTLSCTTTTGGVTSGQQILIRNVDNMKILYGVDLDGDGSVDQYVKAGSVGNWDTVRSIAIGLLLASGLVTRYISLENNLIQ